One region of Juglans regia cultivar Chandler chromosome 4, Walnut 2.0, whole genome shotgun sequence genomic DNA includes:
- the LOC108988658 gene encoding ankyrin repeat-containing protein ITN1-like produces MSHGNGMNQQRLSSVPSSIQTEDFWDATTSLEGLSSSENAGNEANERTSRFHFLDTCVRLYQAALKDDWLAAKAVIDMYPDAVSYPITRKKDTVLHIAVAAERTAFVKELIKRMNSDDLALKNSHGNTAICFSAASGIVSIAEEMVNKNTELPLIRGSRGRTPLYMAALQGHRNMASYLYSVTTFERLTAPERIDILVAFISSDLYDVALDILKKDPELSTMKNTYGKIALQELAKKPSAIGSKSQLSIWETCLNSWFRGLIYNKALMGTIAYQLVDLLWKNVLLLPERDFMELVQDHSSFLFDAARSGNAEFLIILIRSYPDLIWSVDQNKRSIFHLALKYRQESVFSLIYELGAIKGIIALYTDHYNNNMLHLAGQIAPPDRLNIISGAALQLQRELLWFKEIETIVQPSYTKMVNLDQNKNPANTPWELFTETHEHLQKEGEKWMKDTANYSMLVATLIATVVFTAAFTIPGGNNQDLGTPIFLRNKWFMAFFISDAVTFLFSSTAILIFLSILTSRYAEEDFLQSLPARLLLGLIALFISIAGMVVAFSVTCFLVYHNETPSVPLAIIGSAGIPVTLFLVLHYRLWADIFHSTYRSRFLFRPREARLF; encoded by the exons ATGAGTCATGGAAACGGTATGAATCAACAACGACTCTCTTCTGTTCCATCATCAATTCAAACTGAAGATTTCTGGGACGCAACTACATCACTGGAGGGGTTGAGCTCAAGCGAGAATGCTGGAAATGAGGCTAATGAGA GGACGAGCAGATTTCATTTCCTTGACACTTGTGTTCGTCTCTATCAAGCCGCCCTAAAAGATGATTGGCTAGCTGCTAAGGCTGTAATTGATATGTATCCAGATGCTGTTAGTTATCCCATAACAAGAAAGAAGGATACGGTTCTTCACATCGCAGTTGCAGCAGAGCGCACAGCTTTTGTAAAAGAGCTGATAAAACGGATGAATTCGGACGACTTAGCACTGAAAAATTCACATGGAAATACGGCAATTTGCTTCTCTGCTGCATCAGGAATCGTCTCAATTGCTGAGGAGATGGTGAATAAGAATACAGAACTGCCACTGATCCGTGGAAGTAGAGGAAGGACACCGCTTTATATGGCAGCTTTGCAAGGACATAGAAACATGGCTTCTTATCTATACTCTGTCACTACTTTTGAACGTTTGACTGCCCCTGAACGCATTGATATCCTTGTTGCTTTTATTTCCAGTGATCTGTACG ATGTAGCATTGGATATTCTGAAAAAGGATCCAGAATTATCGACTATGAAGAATACATATGGGAAGATAGCATTGCAAGAGTTAGCCAAAAAGCCTTCTGCAATCGGCAGCAAAAGTCAACTATCCATCTGGGAAACATGCTTAAACTCCT GGTTCCGAGGGCTGATCTATAACAAAGCTCTGATGGGTACAATAGCCTATCAATTGGTTGATCTCCTCTGGAAAAACGTTCTATTATTGCCAGAGAGAGACTTCATGGAGCTGGTTCAAGACCATTCCTCTTTCCTTTTTGATGCTGCAAGATCAGGGAATGCTGAATTTCTAATTATACTTATACGCTCCTATCCTGATCTCATATGGAGTGTAGATCAGAATAAACGAAGTATATTTCACCTTGCTCTTAAATATCGGCAAGAGAGTGTATTCAGTCTGATATATGAGCTAGGTGCTATCAAGGGTATCATAGCACTCTATACTGACCATTACAATAACAATATGCTGCACTTAGCTGGACAAATAGCTCCTCCAGACCGGCTAAATATCATATCAGGAGCAGCACTTCAATTGCAGCGAGAGCTATTGTGGTTTAAG GAGATAGAAACCATTGTGCAACCTTCATACACGAAGATGGTGAATTTAGATCAAAACAAGAATCCTGCAAATACTCCTTGGGAGTTATTTACAGAGACACATGAACATTTGCAGAAAGAAGGTGAAAAGTGGATGAAGGACACGGCAAACTATAGCATGCTTGTGGCGACACTGATTGCCACCGTAGTTTTCACTGCGGCCTTCACTATACCGGGTGGCAACAATCAAGATTTAGGCACTCCTATTTTCTTGAGAAACAAATGGTTTATGGCGTTCTTCATATCAGATGCAGTTACATTCCTGTTCTCCTCGACTGCGATATTGATATTCCTGTCAATTCTCACGTCACGTTATGCAGAAGAGGATTTCCTTCAGTCATTACCTGCGAGGTTGTTGCTTGGACTCATAGCACTCTTCATCTCTATAGCAGGCATGGTGGTAGCTTTCAGCGTAACATGCTTTTTAGTCTATCACAATGAAACCCCTAGTGTTCCACTTGCTATAATCGGCTCGGCTGGTATACCAGTtactttatttttggttttacatTATAGACTTTGGGCTGATATATTCCACTCAACGTATAGGTCTAGGTTTCTTTTTCGTCCCCGTGAGGCTCGACTTTTCTAG